In the genome of bacterium, the window ACCCGGAGAGGAACGCGAGGAGGAGCAGGTACAACGGCCCCTGCCCGCGGAACGGATGGTCCATGGGGCCGATAACGGCAAAACCCGTACCGGCCTTTGGGTCGGGACTCACCTTCGGCTGCGCCACCGCGACACCAGCCACAGATGGATCTTTGCAGGGGATGGTACGGCAGGAAAAAGTTACTGTGAGGTGCAGGCGCTTTCAGGGGACATACCTGGTTTTGACCCGGGAGAAAGGTACGGGGTGCCCACTCACTGGAGGGAAGGTGTGTCCCCTGCCCACAACCCACAATCACAAGGTTTTGGTGTTTTCGTGTTTCAGGTGCCGAGAACCCGGCGTGATCGCCGTGCCCGGTGGAAGGTGACGGCGAAGCGGTGGGCCTCGTCGCGGACGCGCATCAGCAGGTGCAGCACCGGATCGTTCGGGGGGAGGTGGAGCGGATTTTTCCGCCCGGGCAGGAACACCCGCTCCCGGAAAACCTTCTCGCCGCCGCGGACGCGCTCCTTGGCGAGGGAGAGGAGAGGGACGTCCTCCCTGCCGGCGGCCCGCATCGCCGCCGCCGCGGAGGTGAGCTGCCCCTTCCCGCCGTCGATCAGTACGAGGTCCGGCGTCCCGCCGAAATCCTCGCCGTGGGCGAACCGGCGGCCGACCACCTCTTCCATCATCGCGAAGTCGTCCTGCCCCACGACCCCCCGCACGGAGAATTTCCGGTACCACTTCTTCGCCGGTTTCCCGCCGAGGAACGTGACCATCGACCCCACCGCTTCCGTCCCGGAGAGGTTGGAGATGTCGTACCCCTCGATCCGCGCGGGAGGACCCGGCAGCGAGAAGAGGACGGCCATCCGCTCCGCCACGCGCTCGTACGCCTCCTCCTTCTCGCGGCGCATCCGTGCGCCTTCCACGGCGTTCCGGCGCGCGAGATCCAGGAGCCGCAGCCGTTCGCCCCGCAGGGGAACGCGCACCGCGACGGCCCGGCCCGCCCGCTCCGAGAGCGCGGCGGAGAGCGCGGCGCGGTCATCTACGGGGAACGGGAGGAGGATCTCCCGGGGAAAGAGCGCACCCTCCCCGTAATGGTGCAGCAGGAAGGAGCCGATCGCCTCCTCGTCCGGCCCTTCCCACCGGAAGTGCCGCTGGTGGGCGTCGGAGAGCCGCCCGTTCCGCACGTAGAGGACCGCCGCCGTCACCGCGGGCCCGTCGCGGTGCCAGCCGACGGCGTCGACGTCCCCGGCGACGCTCCGGACGACGCGCTGGCGCGCCAGGGTCTTCGAAACGACGGCGATCCGGTCCCGGATCCTGGCGGCCTCCTCGAACCGCATCCCGGCGGAGAGCGCGTTCATCTCCGTTTTCCAGCGGGCAAGGAGTCCCCGGTACTCTCCCCGGAGGAACCGCACCGCGTCGTCGACGACGGGGAGATACCGCTCCCTCGTGACAAGCCCGGCGCACGCGCCGAGGCACCTTCCCATCTGGTGGTTGAGGCACGGCCGCGTGCGGGAGGCGAACTTCCGCCGCGTGCAGGAGCAGAGCGGGAAGAGGCGGAGCAGTTCCCGCAACGTTTCCCGGATCCCCCGCGCGGAGGAGTACGGGCCGAAATACGTCGCCCCGTCGCGCGCCGCCTTGCGGACCAGCTCGGGGCGAGGGAATTCCTCGTTCCGGTCGATCCGCAGGAGCAGGTACTCCTTGTCGTCGCGGAAG includes:
- the uvrC gene encoding excinuclease ABC subunit UvrC, with the protein product MGLPSDWKTFPRSPGVYIMSDARGKVLYVGKAKDLRARVRNYSAPGGDGRPAIPNLVARLREIRCIVTATEKEALLLENTLIKRHRPPFNIVFRDDKEYLLLRIDRNEEFPRPELVRKAARDGATYFGPYSSARGIRETLRELLRLFPLCSCTRRKFASRTRPCLNHQMGRCLGACAGLVTRERYLPVVDDAVRFLRGEYRGLLARWKTEMNALSAGMRFEEAARIRDRIAVVSKTLARQRVVRSVAGDVDAVGWHRDGPAVTAAVLYVRNGRLSDAHQRHFRWEGPDEEAIGSFLLHHYGEGALFPREILLPFPVDDRAALSAALSERAGRAVAVRVPLRGERLRLLDLARRNAVEGARMRREKEEAYERVAERMAVLFSLPGPPARIEGYDISNLSGTEAVGSMVTFLGGKPAKKWYRKFSVRGVVGQDDFAMMEEVVGRRFAHGEDFGGTPDLVLIDGGKGQLTSAAAAMRAAGREDVPLLSLAKERVRGGEKVFRERVFLPGRKNPLHLPPNDPVLHLLMRVRDEAHRFAVTFHRARRSRRVLGT